The following are from one region of the Chloracidobacterium sp. genome:
- a CDS encoding sigma-70 family RNA polymerase sigma factor, which produces MEEDVSLLLQAVGRGVDDPDRDALDKLLPIVYNELRYIASSFLHREHAVSLQTTELVHEAYFKLTKQRTVDWENRGQFFAIAATAMRRILIDAARQRKSLKRNVEKIPIDDAPSISVEVNQDLLELDSALDELAQFDKRQAQIVELRYFTGLTIEETAEVMKISPSTVKDEWTIAKAWLYKKLNC; this is translated from the coding sequence ATGGAAGAAGATGTTTCGTTGCTTTTGCAGGCGGTAGGCCGCGGTGTCGACGATCCGGATCGCGATGCCCTGGATAAGCTTTTGCCTATTGTTTACAACGAACTGCGATATATTGCCTCGAGCTTCCTGCATCGCGAACATGCGGTTTCATTGCAGACGACGGAGTTGGTTCATGAAGCGTACTTCAAGCTGACCAAACAGCGGACCGTCGATTGGGAAAATCGCGGACAGTTTTTTGCGATAGCGGCAACGGCGATGCGCCGTATCCTGATAGATGCGGCACGCCAGCGGAAAAGTCTGAAGAGAAACGTTGAGAAGATACCCATCGATGATGCTCCATCAATCTCGGTGGAAGTCAATCAGGACCTGCTCGAGTTGGATTCAGCATTGGACGAGCTCGCCCAGTTTGATAAGAGGCAAGCTCAGATTGTTGAATTGCGATACTTTACCGGCCTGACCATCGAGGAAACGGCCGAGGTGATGAAGATATCGCCGTCAACCGTAAAGGACGAATGGACAATCGCCAAAGCCTGGTTATATAAAAAGCTGAATTGTTGA
- a CDS encoding serine/threonine protein kinase, with translation MDLEKWKIIKGLFSTAIELAPHKRGAILEGVSSEIRLEVEQLLAAHEENGGFIEEPAIVHEGLAEPAADDPFIGKTVGNYLITKKIGSGGMGLVFLAERKDFAQRVAVKLIKRGMDSEAILKRFYLERQILSRLNHPNIAHLIDGGMTDEGQPYLVMEFVEGRPLLEFCALHKFSIREKLELFRKICTAVSFAHQNLIVHRDIKPSNVLITNDGTPKLLDFGIAKLLDADAEGTTAQIKIFTPEYASPEQLNGLPITTSTDVYSLGVVLYELLSGVRPFNSSGKSYQEIARMVLTEEPARPSSVVGGYSSFVGQTNEDSTPATNDERSGMLHDPHSTFRSLKGDIDNIILKAIRKDPERRYASVQELSEDLRRNLAGLPVSATADSRSYRFRKFVGRHKLGTAALALVLLLSGIAVSQSIVANRERARAERRLIETRKIANSLMFEVHDSLATLPGATASREILVKRAMEYLDALYQEGEENPELMRELAIAYRKVSDILGHPEFSSLGKRSDSLLYCQKAFDIHSRLLDEDPFNLDSLRELGSITETLSSAYPTTKGDWDEGLKYARISQKTLATLSEIEPTEARWKSRLAKRYNYSAFILESKHDHLAAAEDYRLSLQYTEEAIALAPDDPSVLVPAASVFSMTARRLGDVDYNDYGRTEEALVYLERALAIRTKLFERDPNNVGHKRSLAVVYDDLGVLADRRADHAAANEYFSKALVLFDEIIANDPKDIMVATNKGYNLMKHGSSLSNQGRAKEALGMQKRAVALHERWVQTDPDSVDTITTLSLSKEHLADTMFKLKSIHEARSTYEASLGDILKAYSLSKSPTYEIIIPAARLHLKLGKLKGANTRECTSAQNHFKSAYKLLDDFRQKDRLSPTNTALYEEIKTLADTFTCIG, from the coding sequence ATGGATTTGGAAAAATGGAAGATCATCAAGGGCCTTTTTTCGACCGCAATAGAACTTGCGCCTCACAAACGCGGCGCGATCCTTGAAGGGGTTTCTTCCGAGATCCGCCTCGAGGTCGAACAGCTCCTCGCCGCCCACGAAGAGAACGGAGGCTTCATCGAAGAACCGGCCATCGTCCATGAGGGATTGGCCGAACCCGCAGCTGACGATCCGTTCATTGGCAAAACGGTCGGTAATTATCTGATAACCAAAAAGATCGGGTCCGGAGGCATGGGGCTAGTATTTCTGGCCGAAAGAAAGGATTTTGCCCAAAGGGTCGCGGTCAAGCTGATCAAACGCGGAATGGACTCGGAGGCGATCCTTAAGCGTTTCTATTTAGAGCGCCAGATCCTCTCGAGGCTAAATCACCCTAATATCGCTCATCTTATCGATGGTGGAATGACCGATGAAGGGCAGCCGTATTTGGTGATGGAATTTGTCGAGGGCCGTCCGCTTCTTGAGTTCTGTGCTCTTCATAAATTCAGTATCCGGGAAAAGCTCGAGCTGTTTCGGAAGATCTGTACCGCGGTCAGTTTCGCCCATCAAAATTTGATCGTCCACCGTGACATCAAGCCATCGAATGTTCTGATCACCAATGACGGAACACCCAAACTGCTTGATTTCGGTATTGCGAAACTGCTCGACGCGGATGCCGAGGGGACAACTGCCCAGATCAAGATCTTCACTCCCGAATACGCTTCGCCAGAGCAGTTGAATGGATTGCCGATCACAACGTCCACCGATGTCTATTCGCTCGGAGTCGTCTTATACGAACTTCTAAGCGGCGTCCGCCCGTTCAATTCCAGCGGAAAGAGTTACCAGGAGATCGCGAGAATGGTGCTTACCGAAGAACCGGCTCGTCCCTCATCGGTGGTCGGAGGATATTCGTCATTTGTCGGGCAGACAAATGAAGATTCAACGCCTGCAACGAATGATGAACGGTCCGGAATGCTCCATGATCCGCATTCAACATTTCGTAGCTTAAAGGGCGATATTGACAACATAATCCTTAAAGCGATCCGAAAAGACCCGGAACGTCGTTACGCCTCGGTGCAGGAACTCTCCGAGGATCTTCGAAGAAACCTGGCCGGTCTGCCCGTGTCAGCAACCGCCGATTCGCGCAGCTATCGTTTTAGAAAGTTTGTCGGCCGACACAAGTTAGGAACCGCGGCTCTCGCACTCGTACTTTTATTGTCGGGCATAGCAGTTTCGCAGAGTATTGTCGCCAACCGTGAACGAGCCAGAGCGGAACGACGGTTGATCGAAACTCGAAAGATAGCCAATTCATTGATGTTCGAGGTTCACGACTCTCTAGCCACACTTCCCGGTGCAACGGCATCGAGAGAGATCTTGGTCAAACGCGCAATGGAATATCTGGACGCACTTTACCAGGAGGGCGAAGAAAACCCTGAGTTAATGCGGGAATTGGCGATCGCTTACCGAAAGGTCAGCGACATTCTGGGACACCCTGAGTTTTCAAGCCTTGGAAAGCGTTCCGACAGTCTCCTTTATTGTCAGAAGGCATTCGACATACATTCGAGACTCTTGGATGAGGACCCATTCAACCTCGATTCATTAAGGGAGTTGGGCTCGATCACCGAGACATTGTCTTCAGCTTATCCCACGACAAAAGGCGATTGGGACGAGGGGCTGAAGTACGCACGGATCTCACAGAAGACGCTGGCGACCCTGTCTGAGATCGAGCCGACCGAGGCTAGATGGAAAAGCCGCCTTGCCAAGCGATACAACTATTCTGCCTTTATCCTCGAAAGCAAGCACGACCACCTGGCTGCCGCAGAGGATTACAGACTGTCACTCCAATACACAGAGGAGGCGATCGCGCTTGCTCCCGATGATCCGTCAGTGCTCGTACCCGCAGCATCGGTTTTCAGCATGACCGCACGGCGACTGGGGGACGTTGATTACAACGATTACGGAAGAACGGAAGAGGCTTTGGTCTACCTGGAAAGGGCACTCGCGATCCGTACAAAGCTTTTCGAACGCGACCCAAACAACGTCGGGCATAAGCGGTCGCTGGCGGTTGTCTATGATGACCTCGGGGTGCTTGCCGATCGAAGGGCGGATCATGCCGCCGCCAACGAGTATTTTAGTAAAGCTCTTGTTCTCTTCGATGAGATCATTGCGAACGACCCTAAAGACATAATGGTAGCCACTAACAAAGGTTATAACCTTATGAAACATGGCTCTTCCCTGTCGAACCAGGGAAGAGCCAAAGAGGCTCTCGGAATGCAAAAACGAGCTGTAGCTCTTCACGAACGATGGGTGCAGACCGATCCTGATTCTGTTGACACGATCACTACGCTGAGTCTAAGTAAAGAACACCTTGCCGATACGATGTTCAAGCTGAAGAGTATCCATGAAGCGCGTAGCACGTATGAAGCAAGTCTCGGAGACATCCTGAAGGCATACAGCCTGTCGAAATCACCAACCTACGAGATCATCATTCCCGCGGCCCGTCTCCATTTAAAGCTGGGTAAACTCAAGGGCGCGAATACGAGAGAATGCACCTCCGCACAGAATCACTTCAAGAGCGCGTATAAGTTACTGGATGATTTCAGGCAAAAGGATCGTCTCAGCCCCACGAACACCGCACTTTACGAAGAGATAAAGACCCTCGCCGATACATTTACCTGCATCGGTTAA
- a CDS encoding tetratricopeptide repeat protein: MKITVLILALLSLQISISSQRPRSQPQTSSRSTTSKPAASKTKPKTTPKTKSTPKPAVEPTPPKSDPETEKQDLEKIQALASPDERIAAFDAFLIKHPESRHAGTARTYLAASLASSGEARLNSGDTASAVDLFKRSVITAPDPLDPRLADDVFAKMPSAVFFSGERSASFELAASIEKRFAGNAARLLALAGFYLSVENGTEAKRLAEAAIGAEPSSSVAYQTLAMANRLNFDLEGAATAYTKALELDPTSQLTKRSLAEIKRATGKSDQAESLYREILSANEADTQARNGLILAMFDAGKKEEAEIALKQEIERNPTNLILFAGAAYWYAANNDGDRAVELASKAIAIEPRYIWSHIALARGLMLQGKPVDAERVLVSARKYGNFPTLEYEIAISRLKAGFFREAAEELEKSFTTGEDQVSTRLGGRIERADRSFDDILAPERQASILAPKGPADKADSESLRSLFLLTRLVKKDDADETALAQAAESFVAGDDPMRFHRQIFAASLLLDKRKAVAKALDLVASATGRSDGALSVANPSAAVMASELYETRVAASIRNEFLVVPDVPRQTLSAILRGRIEELTGYALLLQGKPDEASIRLRRAISVLPEKSAWWRTSKWRLGEALAAEGKDAEALEQFIQGYDTSKPDIVKYITVEGLYKKLNGGTDGLEARIGPNPLPPIVPSQISSEPKTEKAVAENSSPETVVKPEDDAARSRSEVVARPENSRETVKVAETPAQPKEEVKPSETPAVSSTVTEKLEPPRTDTETAKPKDEKPATDLPVKDESNNIEPERPPKPDQPPTERIIGNDPQQPKAEAAKPLFEPIVITIPQRTPPEKPAAANSGPPTETKTTGGDSEKPKDETPAGPPPTSDNDRPIARSQEPENTKTEQLVAEQKTAEPSAEIPSGSMRPRIVPLKEPLTAIKPCTIDVSQENVSLINSGGSVGILVGIDGSNDVKTVNGVSSDPQDVEVKFEPEIAGVAGRAFFVIRSLSTRTGSYKVEFQSPCGKKDITVNVR, from the coding sequence ATGAAGATCACCGTTTTAATTCTTGCGTTACTTTCGCTGCAAATATCGATCTCGTCGCAGCGCCCAAGATCACAGCCGCAGACATCGTCAAGATCCACCACATCGAAACCGGCCGCGTCAAAAACGAAACCGAAGACAACGCCGAAAACAAAGTCGACACCAAAACCGGCGGTGGAGCCAACGCCGCCAAAGTCCGATCCGGAAACGGAAAAACAGGATCTTGAAAAGATCCAGGCATTGGCCTCGCCCGACGAACGGATCGCTGCATTCGATGCTTTTCTGATAAAGCATCCCGAATCCCGACATGCCGGAACGGCACGAACTTATCTTGCCGCCTCATTGGCCTCGTCGGGCGAGGCAAGGCTGAATTCCGGTGATACGGCCAGTGCTGTCGATCTTTTCAAACGCTCGGTCATTACCGCACCTGACCCGCTCGACCCGCGGCTTGCCGACGATGTATTCGCGAAGATGCCGTCCGCGGTTTTCTTTTCCGGCGAAAGGTCAGCTTCCTTTGAACTCGCCGCTTCGATCGAGAAGCGTTTTGCAGGGAATGCAGCCCGCCTCCTTGCTCTCGCCGGTTTTTACTTGAGCGTCGAGAACGGTACTGAGGCAAAGCGTCTGGCCGAGGCGGCAATTGGGGCCGAGCCGTCGTCATCGGTCGCATATCAAACGCTGGCGATGGCAAATCGCCTCAATTTCGATCTTGAAGGTGCGGCGACGGCGTATACAAAGGCATTGGAGCTTGACCCTACGTCGCAGTTGACCAAGCGAAGCCTCGCCGAGATCAAGCGTGCGACAGGAAAGAGCGATCAGGCCGAATCGTTATATCGTGAGATACTTTCGGCGAACGAAGCCGATACACAGGCTCGCAACGGCCTTATCCTTGCAATGTTCGATGCCGGCAAGAAAGAAGAGGCCGAGATCGCCCTCAAACAAGAGATCGAACGAAACCCGACCAACCTCATACTCTTCGCCGGGGCGGCTTATTGGTATGCAGCGAATAACGATGGTGATCGGGCCGTCGAACTTGCTTCAAAGGCCATCGCGATCGAACCCCGTTATATTTGGTCGCATATCGCACTTGCCAGAGGGCTGATGCTGCAGGGAAAGCCGGTTGATGCGGAACGCGTCCTTGTTTCGGCCCGTAAGTACGGAAATTTCCCAACCCTCGAATATGAGATCGCCATCTCTCGCTTAAAGGCCGGCTTTTTTCGCGAGGCAGCCGAGGAGCTCGAAAAAAGCTTCACGACCGGCGAAGATCAGGTCTCGACCCGTCTGGGCGGCAGGATCGAACGTGCTGACCGATCGTTCGACGACATCCTTGCTCCCGAACGCCAGGCCAGCATTCTTGCTCCAAAAGGCCCCGCTGATAAAGCCGATTCCGAGAGTCTGCGGTCGCTCTTTCTGCTGACACGTTTGGTCAAAAAGGACGATGCCGATGAAACGGCTCTTGCTCAGGCGGCAGAATCGTTTGTGGCGGGCGACGACCCGATGAGGTTTCATCGCCAGATCTTTGCCGCCTCATTGCTCCTCGACAAGAGAAAGGCCGTCGCAAAGGCTTTGGACCTCGTCGCCTCAGCTACCGGGCGGTCAGACGGCGCTTTGAGCGTTGCCAATCCGTCAGCTGCGGTCATGGCCAGCGAACTTTACGAAACACGAGTGGCCGCGTCGATCCGTAACGAGTTTCTTGTTGTACCGGATGTTCCCAGACAGACGCTGTCTGCGATTTTGCGCGGTCGAATAGAGGAACTCACCGGATATGCACTGCTGCTCCAGGGAAAGCCCGACGAGGCTTCGATCCGGCTGCGGCGTGCGATCAGCGTCCTGCCTGAGAAAAGCGCATGGTGGCGGACGAGCAAATGGCGGCTAGGCGAAGCACTTGCGGCTGAGGGCAAAGACGCCGAAGCCCTCGAACAGTTTATTCAAGGCTACGACACGAGCAAACCGGATATTGTTAAGTACATTACGGTCGAAGGTCTTTACAAAAAGCTCAACGGTGGGACCGACGGACTTGAAGCTCGCATCGGGCCCAATCCCCTGCCGCCGATCGTGCCTAGCCAAATAAGCAGTGAGCCGAAGACCGAGAAGGCTGTTGCCGAGAATAGTTCGCCGGAAACTGTCGTCAAGCCCGAGGACGATGCTGCCAGATCGCGATCCGAAGTCGTTGCAAGACCGGAAAATTCTCGCGAGACTGTGAAGGTGGCGGAAACGCCCGCTCAGCCGAAGGAAGAAGTAAAACCCTCTGAGACCCCGGCAGTCTCATCCACGGTCACTGAAAAACTGGAGCCGCCTCGAACCGACACGGAAACTGCAAAGCCGAAAGATGAGAAGCCGGCTACAGATCTTCCGGTAAAGGACGAATCGAACAATATCGAACCCGAACGACCGCCAAAGCCTGACCAACCGCCGACCGAGCGTATTATCGGGAATGACCCGCAGCAACCAAAAGCGGAAGCGGCAAAGCCCCTATTTGAGCCCATCGTAATAACGATCCCTCAAAGGACCCCTCCGGAGAAACCCGCCGCTGCGAATAGTGGCCCGCCGACAGAAACGAAAACGACCGGCGGCGATTCTGAAAAACCGAAAGATGAAACTCCTGCCGGACCGCCGCCGACGAGCGATAACGACCGGCCGATCGCGAGATCACAGGAACCTGAAAATACCAAGACAGAACAGTTGGTAGCCGAGCAGAAGACCGCAGAACCGAGCGCTGAAATACCGAGCGGATCGATGCGGCCTAGGATCGTCCCATTGAAAGAACCGCTTACGGCGATAAAGCCCTGTACGATCGACGTCAGTCAAGAGAACGTTTCTTTGATAAATAGCGGCGGAAGCGTCGGTATCCTCGTCGGTATCGATGGCTCGAACGACGTGAAGACCGTCAACGGTGTCTCCAGCGATCCTCAGGACGTCGAGGTCAAATTCGAACCCGAGATCGCCGGTGTTGCGGGCAGAGCGTTTTTCGTGATCCGTTCCTTGAGCACCAGAACGGGCTCATACAAGGTCGAATTTCAATCTCCATGCGGAAAAAAAGACATCACCGTGAACGTACGCTAG
- a CDS encoding Rne/Rng family ribonuclease: protein MSKEMIISVNGREKKIAILDNGRVTEFYIERGEENSGIAGNIYKGRVQRVLPGMQSAFVSIGLERDAFLYVSDFFDEEEEIERIVMEKSKKTSPEDAKREANERIDRARIEREKQMEAVQEIAEPLSESEGPVETSEFRQELPAAEKPGRGRGRGRRDRERPENRVEEEPTMNVTPEPIFEFEDSGFERVIDDEDTGEMFKDAYMQEAIVDQVRAVEFDMESIDEAEVGSLLPSMSDLGSGFERIADEDDEPAAKAEKKTAKGRGSRSPKKTVDDGAAGLAGESDTKKTKTRRSRTSEPKSRSAKSRSAAASSKKGDEPAGDAEIMENAEASVREASDVSEMTVRRGGRGRRRGGRGKKADSTETNGDGVPAELLGFEDVAVEIPDDIEIAAAEVFADDETAVTESNGAEEINTVASVEPDETTNGEAKEGRDVRGDRGRDRGRRDKRGRNDQRDDKRQDRNDRGERRPQPTISDLLREGQEILVQIAKEPIAKKGARITSHIALPGRFLVYMPTIEHLGVSRKIESSSERGRLRTLIQRIRQDEDIPSGGFIVRTAGIGISEEDLRQDARYLVRTWQDVKKSSEKAKSPALVHQDLDLVQRLLRDQLSDDFTAIRVDSEEEYLSTVEFINRIQPRLVNRVKFYTREQPILEAFGVQEEIDKALKPRVWLKSGGYLVINQTEALVAIDVNTGKFVGKGNARLEDTITRTNMEAVDEIARQIRLRDLGGIIVLDLIDMEDRRNRHKVSQALQEALSTDKSPTKVLSFNDFGLIIMTRKRVKQSLERTMCSPCEYCEGAGWVKSPTTVCYEILAEARRLSKQLDDVRQTTLRIHPDVAKAMRTSERNVLEEIEAYLGNVDVTSDPHIHQAQYDFAFV, encoded by the coding sequence ATGTCGAAAGAAATGATCATCAGCGTCAATGGACGCGAGAAGAAGATCGCAATATTGGATAATGGCCGCGTCACCGAATTTTACATCGAGCGTGGCGAAGAGAATTCGGGGATCGCAGGCAACATTTACAAAGGCAGGGTTCAACGCGTGCTTCCCGGCATGCAGTCGGCCTTTGTTTCGATCGGGCTTGAGCGCGATGCGTTTCTTTACGTTTCGGACTTTTTCGATGAAGAAGAAGAGATCGAAAGGATCGTAATGGAGAAATCCAAGAAGACGTCGCCCGAAGATGCAAAGCGTGAAGCGAACGAAAGGATCGACCGGGCACGGATCGAACGCGAAAAACAGATGGAGGCCGTGCAGGAGATAGCCGAGCCGCTCTCTGAGAGTGAAGGGCCGGTCGAGACAAGCGAATTTCGCCAGGAGCTTCCGGCGGCCGAAAAACCGGGCCGGGGACGCGGCCGCGGAAGGCGCGACCGCGAACGACCAGAGAACCGGGTCGAGGAAGAGCCGACGATGAATGTTACTCCGGAGCCGATCTTCGAGTTTGAAGACTCAGGATTTGAACGAGTGATCGATGACGAAGACACCGGTGAGATGTTTAAGGATGCTTATATGCAGGAAGCGATCGTCGATCAGGTGCGGGCGGTCGAATTCGACATGGAGAGTATCGACGAAGCCGAGGTCGGATCACTTCTTCCTTCAATGTCCGATCTGGGCAGCGGTTTTGAGCGTATCGCGGATGAAGACGACGAACCGGCGGCAAAGGCTGAAAAGAAAACGGCGAAGGGGCGCGGCTCACGTTCACCCAAAAAGACGGTCGACGACGGTGCCGCGGGTTTAGCCGGCGAATCTGATACGAAGAAGACCAAGACCCGAAGGTCCCGGACATCTGAGCCAAAGTCACGATCGGCAAAATCAAGATCCGCGGCAGCATCATCTAAGAAAGGCGATGAACCGGCAGGCGATGCGGAGATAATGGAAAACGCCGAAGCAAGCGTAAGAGAAGCTTCGGACGTGTCTGAGATGACCGTGCGCCGCGGAGGCCGGGGCCGAAGGCGAGGCGGGCGAGGTAAAAAGGCAGATAGCACCGAGACGAACGGCGACGGTGTTCCAGCGGAGCTTCTTGGATTTGAGGACGTCGCCGTCGAGATCCCTGATGACATCGAAATAGCTGCTGCCGAGGTTTTCGCTGACGATGAAACGGCCGTAACCGAATCCAACGGGGCTGAGGAGATCAACACCGTCGCATCGGTCGAACCTGATGAAACCACTAATGGTGAGGCCAAAGAAGGACGCGATGTGCGAGGAGACCGCGGGCGCGATCGAGGGCGTCGTGACAAGCGTGGTCGAAACGATCAGCGTGACGACAAGCGTCAGGATCGCAACGATCGAGGCGAACGCCGGCCACAGCCGACCATTTCTGATCTCCTCCGGGAAGGACAAGAGATATTGGTCCAGATCGCAAAGGAGCCGATCGCCAAGAAGGGAGCCCGGATAACCTCTCACATTGCTTTGCCCGGCAGGTTCTTGGTCTATATGCCGACCATCGAGCATCTGGGTGTTTCGCGAAAGATCGAATCATCGAGCGAAAGGGGAAGGCTCAGGACGCTGATCCAGCGGATCAGGCAGGACGAGGACATCCCCTCGGGCGGATTTATCGTTCGAACAGCGGGTATAGGTATTTCGGAAGAAGATCTACGGCAGGACGCACGATATTTGGTAAGAACCTGGCAGGATGTCAAGAAATCGTCAGAAAAAGCGAAATCGCCCGCACTTGTCCATCAGGACCTTGACCTCGTACAACGCTTGCTTCGTGACCAGCTTTCCGACGACTTTACTGCGATCAGGGTCGATAGCGAAGAAGAATATCTGAGCACGGTCGAGTTCATCAACCGCATTCAGCCCCGTTTGGTAAACCGTGTAAAATTCTACACACGTGAGCAGCCGATCCTTGAAGCTTTTGGCGTGCAGGAAGAGATCGACAAGGCATTGAAGCCGCGTGTATGGCTAAAATCAGGCGGTTATCTCGTGATCAACCAGACCGAAGCTCTCGTCGCGATCGACGTTAATACCGGCAAGTTCGTCGGCAAGGGGAACGCACGGCTCGAAGATACGATCACCCGAACGAACATGGAGGCGGTTGACGAGATCGCCAGACAAATAAGGCTGCGCGATCTTGGCGGCATCATCGTTCTTGACCTGATCGACATGGAAGACCGGCGTAATCGCCATAAGGTCTCGCAGGCTTTACAAGAGGCCCTTTCGACCGACAAGTCGCCAACAAAGGTGCTTTCGTTCAACGATTTCGGGCTGATCATCATGACGCGGAAACGTGTCAAGCAATCGCTTGAACGCACGATGTGTTCGCCTTGCGAATACTGCGAAGGCGCGGGTTGGGTAAAATCGCCGACGACGGTTTGCTATGAAATACTTGCCGAGGCAAGAAGGCTTTCGAAACAGCTCGACGACGTCAGGCAAACGACGCTGCGAATACACCCGGATGTCGCGAAAGCGATGCGAACGAGCGAACGGAACGTGCTGGAAGAGATCGAGGCCTATCTGGGAAATGTGGATGTCACATCCGATCCGCACATCCACCAAGCGCAATACGATTTCGCGTTCGTATGA